One Cuculus canorus isolate bCucCan1 chromosome 2, bCucCan1.pri, whole genome shotgun sequence genomic region harbors:
- the PCMTD1 gene encoding protein-L-isoaspartate O-methyltransferase domain-containing protein 1 isoform X3, whose protein sequence is MKILLKVGGILVMPIEDQLTQILRTGQNTWESKNILAVSFAPLVQPNRNDNGKHDTVGLPPCAVRNLQDLARIYIRRTLRNFINEEMKAKGITQKAPPKRKRRRCRRRRINTFVFVGNQLIPQPIDSEEDERMEDDNKEEEDKDHSEALKPEEPPRNLLREKIMSLPLPESLKAYLTYYREK, encoded by the exons ATGAAAATTTTATTGAAAGTTGGAGGCATTTTAGTAATGCCTATAGAAGACCAG CTAACACAAATCTTGAGAACAGGACAGAACACGTGGGAAAGTAAAAATATCCTTGCTGTTTCATTTGCTCCACTAGTGCAACCAAACAGAAATGACAATGGCAAACATGACACTGTGGGACTGC ctCCATGTGCTGTTAGGAATCTCCAGGACCTAGCTCGAATATATATCAGACGCACCCTTAGAAACTTCATAAATGAGGAGATGAAAGCCAAGGGTATTACTCAGAAGGCTCCTCCGAAACGAAAACGCAGAAGATGTCGTAGACGCAGGATTAACACCTTTGTGTTTGTTGGTAATCAGCTCATTCCTCAGCCTATAGATAGTGAAGAAGATGAAAGAATGGAAGATGAtaacaaagaggaggaagataaaGATCACAGTGAGGCCTTGAAGCCAGAAGAGCCTCCTCGAAATCTGTTGAGAGAGAAAATTATGAGTCTACCATTACCTGAATCTTTAAAAGCATACTTGACCTATTACAGAGAGAAGTAA